From Leguminivora glycinivorella isolate SPB_JAAS2020 chromosome 24, LegGlyc_1.1, whole genome shotgun sequence, a single genomic window includes:
- the LOC125238743 gene encoding uncharacterized protein LOC125238743 isoform X2, translated as MDLREIIKWFIPCFHILLKLDARMILIWLIMFCHLCSGISASEIESNLNNTKNVSYDSFKFNQSEVYNKSLVPEELSNEETSVGRTFGRPMKKMMQALIPLAMAIGSAGTWAVVAALIGAKTLVVTLFILKLLLMAGAAKFGGLLGAKLHHQPPPHYAPPPTSWSRDSPVSSPASISSKVSAKPTTLTYTSRALRL; from the exons atggatTTAAGGGAAATTATCAAATGGTTTATACCCTGTTTTCATATTCTCCTAAAATTGGACGCTAGAATGATTCTTATTTGGTTAATAATGTTTTGTCATCTATGTTCGGGTATTAGTGCTAGTGAAATAGAAAGTAATTTGAATAATACCAAAAATGTAAGTTATGATAGTTTTAAGTTCAACCAAAGTGAAGTTTATAATAAATCGTTGGTTCCTGAGGAATTGAGCAATGAAGAAACTTCAGTTG GTCGCACCTTCGGTCGTCCAATGAAGAAGATGATGCAGGCGCTAATACCGTTAGCGATGGCTATCGGGTCCGCCGGCACGTGGGCAGTGGTTGCCGCGCTTATAGGAGCCAAGACTTTGGTTGTGACACTGTTCATATTGAAGCTGCTTCTCATGGCAGGTGCTGCTAAG TTCGGCGGCCTGCTCGGTGCTAAGTTGCACCACCAGCCGCCGCCACATTACGCGCCGCCGCCAA CATCCTGGTCGCGCGATAGTCCAGTGAGTTCTCCCGCCAGCATTTCGTCGAAGGTCTCAGCGAAGCCTACAACCCTTACTTATACCTCGCGGGCCCTCAGACTATAA
- the LOC125238743 gene encoding uncharacterized protein LOC125238743 isoform X1 — protein MDLREIIKWFIPCFHILLKLDARMILIWLIMFCHLCSGISASEIESNLNNTKNVSYDSFKFNQSEVYNKSLVPEELSNEETSVGRTFGRPMKKMMQALIPLAMAIGSAGTWAVVAALIGAKTLVVTLFILKLLLMAGAAKFGGLLGAKLHHQPPPHYAPPPSKEIHLHIHNGQHGHHDHEEEVIPNISSWSRDSPVSSPASISSKVSAKPTTLTYTSRALRL, from the exons atggatTTAAGGGAAATTATCAAATGGTTTATACCCTGTTTTCATATTCTCCTAAAATTGGACGCTAGAATGATTCTTATTTGGTTAATAATGTTTTGTCATCTATGTTCGGGTATTAGTGCTAGTGAAATAGAAAGTAATTTGAATAATACCAAAAATGTAAGTTATGATAGTTTTAAGTTCAACCAAAGTGAAGTTTATAATAAATCGTTGGTTCCTGAGGAATTGAGCAATGAAGAAACTTCAGTTG GTCGCACCTTCGGTCGTCCAATGAAGAAGATGATGCAGGCGCTAATACCGTTAGCGATGGCTATCGGGTCCGCCGGCACGTGGGCAGTGGTTGCCGCGCTTATAGGAGCCAAGACTTTGGTTGTGACACTGTTCATATTGAAGCTGCTTCTCATGGCAGGTGCTGCTAAG TTCGGCGGCCTGCTCGGTGCTAAGTTGCACCACCAGCCGCCGCCACATTACGCGCCGCCGCCAAGTAAGGAAATTCATCTACACATACATAATGGCCAACATGGACACCATGACCATGAAGAGGAGGTTATACCTAACATAT CATCCTGGTCGCGCGATAGTCCAGTGAGTTCTCCCGCCAGCATTTCGTCGAAGGTCTCAGCGAAGCCTACAACCCTTACTTATACCTCGCGGGCCCTCAGACTATAA